The DNA segment TATGCAACCTCATCTTGCTCTAACGGTAATTCTTCAAACTCCCCTCCCACTTTTTCTACTAGTTTCATGATAGAGCGCTTAAAGGTGAGTTCATTCTTAGATAATTCTTTGTTGGCAAAACAAACAACCAGTAAATCTCCTCCTAACCTTTTAGCAATCTGCTGTCCTCGTCTAATCAGGATGGATCCATTCCAATGATATTGAACGGTCACTAAAATTCTTTCTGATGCACCTGATGGACCCATCATTCCATGCTTCTCTCTATAGTCATCCAGCGTATCATTTACCTCCCCCGCTAAAAAACGAAGAGCTAATTCGCGCAGAACGGCAAGGTTGCTGGGATGTAAGAGGTTAACTCCTTTACCTTTTTCCTCATGCTGAAGATCGATTTCTCCTTCCTGGAGTCTATTGAGGATCACTTCAGGTGGAACGTCCAACAGCTTTACTTCATCTGCCAACGCCAGTGTATCTTCTGGAACGGTGCATCCTACCTTTACTTTTCCACCCGTTAATTTGTCTACAATTCCCCTTATACCTTCCAGTTCATAAATGTTAACAGTAGTAATAACGCTTATCTTCTTTTTTAAGAGATATTGAATATCGACGAAACGAGTTGGTCTAGGGGCCTCTGGCCGATTTCGATGGGTTAGCACATCTACTAAAACCACTTCAGGATTACGAGCTATAATAGCATCTACATCCAGATCGTCCTTCTCCTTACCATTTTCTATCCATTTAATAGAAGGAATAATTTCTAAACAGCCTATTTGTTCCGTTGTCTTAGGACGTTCCGACGCACTGATCATACCAATAACAACGTCAATCCCATTCTTTTTGAGGTTATTACCCTCCATCAACATATGATAGGTTTTACCTGTTCCGCTAACCGCACCCAAGATGATTTTGAGTCTGCCTCGCTGCATCTGATAAATGGATTGCAATATTTCCTCTGGACTTTTCCTTTTAAATTGTTCACCCATGTTTGCAGCCCCCGTTTATTTTACATAGATATAGGAAAAAGGAGAGCACGTTGCTCCCCTGTTTGAGTTATTTCACCAATAGTTGTTTTAAATCAAGGTTAAGTTTTAAAACATTGACTCTCGGTTCACCAAATAAACCAAGTTCTTTCCCTTCCGTATTTTTTTCAACCAAGTCTTCTAATTGACCTTTGTCAATTCCTGCCAACTTCTGTATACGTGGGATTTGAGCTAACGCGGCTTCTGGGCTGATATGCGGGTCCAACCCTGATCCAGAGTTCGTTACAAGATCAATCGGTACTTGGTCAACAGGTACATCAGGATTTTCTTTTTTCCAGTTTTCTACAGACTCTTTCGTACGCTTGATCATATCTTCATTAGATGGAGCATAGTTGTTCGTCCCAGATCCTGCAGCATTGTATTCAATGCTGGAAACCCTGCCTTGAAAAAGTTTCGGGTCATCAAATTTTTGTCCGATTAGTGTAGATCCGACCACTTGCCCTTTTTCATCGTATAGAAGACTTCCGTTCGCTTTCTCAGGAGTTATCATATTCGCAATTCCAGTAACCAGAAGATGATAACCCAATCCCAAAATGACCATTAGTAAAAGACTAAGTATAGTGTTCTTAGTTATATTCGATAACATATTTTTTCTTCCTTCCCCGAACATTTAATATGGGAACTAAATAAATAGATTAACGGCGATATCGATTAACTTGATTCCGATAAACGGAACCACCACACCACCTAAACCATACACGAAGAGGTTGCGGCGAAGTAATTCTGCAGACCCCATCGGCTTATAGGCGACCCCTTTCATCGCTAAAGGAATCAGCATCGGTATTATGATGGCATTGAAGATCAAGGCTGAAAGAATTGCTGAAGTTGGTGAACCAAGATGCATAATGTTCAGCACACTTAAGTCAGGAATCGCCAGCATAAACATCGCTGGAATAATCGCAAAATACTTGGCAACGTCGTTCGCAATACTAAAAGTAGTGAGTGCCCCGCGGGTCATTAGTAATTGCTTACCAATTGAAACGACTTCAATAATCTTGGTAGGATCGGAATCCAAGTCGACCATGTTGGCGGCTTCTTTCGCTGCCATCGTTCCACTATTCATTGCTAAGCCAACATCCGCTTGAGCAAGGGCAGGCGCATCGTTGGTTCCATCACCGGTCATCGCGACCAGCTTACCTTCACCTTGTTCTTTTCGTATCGCGGAAATCTTGTCTTCCGGCTTGGCCTCTGCAATGAAATCATCAACTCCTGCTTCTCTCGCAATCGTAGCTGCTGTCAGCGGGTTGTCTCCTGTACACATAATGGTCTTAATTCCCATTTTACGAAGCTGATTAAACCGCTCTTTCATTCCTGGTTTTACGGTGTCTTTAAGATAAATAAGTCCATAGATTACTTGATCAACTGCAACCGCTAACGGGGTTCCTCCTTCAGAAGCGATCCGGTTGGATTTTTCCTGTAGATCTTGAGGAATTTTTCCGCCTTGTTCGATCACCCATTGCTTGACTGCGTCAACTGCTCCTTTTCTAACTTTACGGCCGTCAATTAAAGTTAGACCGCTCATTCTGGTCTCGGCTCTGAATTCAATGAAATCACTGTTATCGGTTAGAGAATCAGTATATGTGAAGTTTAATTTCTTCATTAATTCTAAAACCGAACGCCCTTCTGGAGTTTCATCCTTAACTGAGCTAATCGCTGCCCAAGAAGCAAGCTCCTCCACCTTGTGATTTCCAACAGGAGTAAATTCACTTGCCATCCGGTTTCCGAACGTAATCGTACCTGTTTTATCTAGAATAATTGTATTTATATCTCCTGAAGCTTCCACCGCTTTACCAGACATAGCAATGACATTGAATTGAGTAACCCGGTCCATCCCGGCGATCCCGATTGCTGACAATAAGCCACCTATAGTGGTTGGAATCAAACATACCAACAGGGCAATTAAGACAGGAATCTCAAGATTGATCTCTAAATACTTAGCGAAAAATGGAAGAGTTACAACAACAATCATGAAAATCAACGTCAAGCTTGTTAGTACTGTGTTCAGAGCGATTTCGTTAGGCGTCTTTTGTCTCTGCGCTCCTTCAACTAAGGAAATCATACGATCTAGGAAGGATTCTCCTGGTTCACTGGAAATACGCACCTTGATTTCGTCACTTACAACACGAGTTCCACCTGTTACAGAACTAAAATCACCACCTGCTTCTTTAATCACTGGAGCAGACTCCCCAGTAATTGCAGATTCATCTACAGAAGCAATTCCTTGAATGACTTCACCGTCCCCAGGAATTAGCTCCCCCTGGGACACAATGACGATATCTCCTTTACGAAGATCTGTTGACGAAACGTTCATAATCGTTCCATTCACGATTTTTTTTGCAATACTCTCTTTTTTAGTATTCTTTAAAGAATCTGCCTGTGCTTTCCCGCGTCCCTCTGCTAACGCTTCTGCAAAATTTGCGAATAAAACGGTAAGTAGTAGAATAATAGACACCGTTGCATTAAACCAAGGGGAAACATCCCCTCCTAAAGCACCTGAAAAAAATGTAAATAACAGAGTGATAATAAATCCTACCTCAACCACAAACATAATTGGGTTTCGAACCATTACTCTAGGGTCTAGCTTAATAAATGATTCTTTTAACGCTTGTTTGACTATATCTGAATTGATCATTGTTTTTTTCTGATTACTCATGGTTTACTCCTCCAAAGGAAACTCCATTAATTATTTTAATGTCAAATGTTCAGCAATCGGTCCTAGGACAAGACCAGGGAAGAAGGTAAGGGCACCAATTAAAATAACGGTACCAATAAACACTCCTCCGAACAAGGCAGTATCTGTACGGAATGTGCCAACTGTTTCCGGAACTGGTTTTTTCGCCGCTAAAGAACCCACAACGGCAAGCAAGGTGACAAATGAAATATATCGACCAAGGAACATCACAATACCTGTTGAGATATTCCAAAATGGTGTATTATCTCCTAAACCTTCGAACCCTGATCCATTATTGGCAGCCGATGAAGTATATTCATACATGGCCTGTGTTAAACCATGGAAGCCTCGATTAGAAATTGTGTCTGGATGCAGTACGACTGCCAATGCCGTCGGTACCAAAATCAGAATAGGATGAACTAAAAGAGTGACAGCAATCAAAATCATCTCTTTGCCTTCAATCTTCTTCCCTAAGAATTCTGGTGTCCGTCCAACCATAAGACCGCATAAAAACACTCCAATCATGGCGTACATTAAAACGTTTAGAAAGCCTGCGCCAATTCCACCAAAAATGGTATTAAGCATCATGTTTGAAATCGTTACTAGTCCGCCAATTGGTGTAAGGGTGTCATGCATCGTATTGACCGCTCCGGTTTCTGAAGCAGTTGTAACAGTAGAATATAGAGCTGATTGGGCAACGCCAAAACGTACTTCCTTTCCTTCCATGGTACCTTGTTCATGTTGAACTCCTAATGCATTTAAAGCAGGGTTTCCTTGGTATTCATAAGTCAGTGAAACACCCAGCATAATAAGAAACATCATGAACATAGAGATGAACAACACTCGGCCTTGCTTGGCATTCCCTACCATTTTCCCATAAGCAAATGGAGTAGCCGTACCAATTAACAACATAAGTAAAATTTGAATCAGGTTACTAATTGCGTTTGGATTTTCAAAAGGATGCGCTGAGTTTACCCCGAAAAAGCCGCCTCCGTTATTCCCCAATTCTTTAATCGCTAAAAATGACGCCACCGGTCCGCGTGCGATTTGCTGCTCTGCACCAGCAATCGTTTTAGCCGTTACGGTCGGATCTAATGTTTGCGGTACTCCTAAGAAAAGAAATGCTAGTGCTGAAATAAATGAAATAGGTAGAAGCACCCGGAATATAGAGCGTATTAGGTCTACATAAAAATTTCCTAAAGGCTTACCAGCTAATCCACGAATAAAAGCAATTATGACAGCTAGTGCCGTCGCCGGAGCAGTAAACATCATTAGGCCTATTGCTACCATTTGCGCTAAATAGGATAATCCGCTTTCCCCACTGTAGTGCTGTAAATTAGTATTGGTCATAAAGCTAATTGCGGTATTAAACGATAGGGTTTGTTCCATTGCTTTAATTCCACTTGGATTCAGCGGTAAAATTCCTTGAATCCGAAAAAACACGTAAACTAGTAAAATCATCACAGTATTCGAACAAATGACGGCAATTGCATACTGCTTCCAAGTTTGATCCTTTGTTTTGATTCCAGAAATACGGTAGGCCAACTTCTCAAATCCAAAAATGCGATCCAATTTTGTTTTGTTATAATCGAATGCAGTAGCTAAATAGACCCCCATCGGTTTTGCAAGTAATAAGACGAGGATTAAGGTAATCCCCACGGATAATAGTGCGGTAGTCAATGTATTTCCCTCCACTTGAAATCAAGTTTTTATTTTTTCAATTAAAATTTTTCAGGATGAATAAGTACATATCCAAGATACACAAACAAAGCAGCTATAATGATTCCTATAAAAACTAGCATTACTTAACACTCCCTTTCTGAATTACAGAATCAGCCCAACGAACAAGTCCCAGCATTAGTGCTCCCAAACCAAAAATGGCAGCTACCATTAGAATATCTAGCATTTAAATCCCCCCTTTTTTGATTATTCATCCAGTGACATTTACAAAACATCACCATCTGAAAGCATAAAAAATAGACCATACGTACTCCTTCCCCAGTTGAGCAATTGAGATCAAGAACCAGAACTAGAAACACCTCAAAAAGAGATATTCCTGTAAAGGATTCTTGTCATAATTGATCATATTGGAGAAAAAGTATGCATGGTCTACTTAGCGCCCAGCAAGCCTGTAAGGCTTCCTTTGCGTCCTGTCTTCCAGTTTACTTTTTCTAAAAATAGGCATAATAAAAAGACCTACTTAGTTTGTCAGGCTGCCCTCTTGCTTAAAAACAAAAAAGCCCCCTGAATAAGGTGGTCTTTAGACCTCCTTCGCTTTAGCCGACGAAGTTAGCTGACGGGTAGGATGGCGAAAGAGTTTCTCATCCCTTCTGGTTCCCCAGAATTAACCCCCAAAAATTGGTTCCTCCGTTCCTGAATAAATCAGGATTAAGCCGTCTATTTACTTATTCTGTTATTCTATTTCGTTAATTAGTATTTGTAAATAGCCAATTTCATGTAATATTCCGCTGAATTTATAGGTTTTTTTTGCTTTTTCATTAATTATCTCTTAATTTCTCATTTTTTCTCTTTATTTTACTTTTTAATGCCTATTTTTTTTACTATTGACATTATATAAAATGCAAGTAATATAATGTTCATGATTTAGATAGAAATATGTAAATAGATCCGGGGGTTTTGGGGATGGCTAATTCTAAGAGGAAACTAGAGGCTGAAATCAGCTCAGCATTTATTAAATTTCAGAGAGAATTACTTGGACGTGGTCCACAGGAAGCAAAAACATACATCGTACAGGACATGGTCATAACACGCTTCAAAGGCGTATTAACCACCGAGGAGAAGCATCTTGTAACCCACGACACAGGCAGAAAACTAGTAAAGCAAATGAGACAAGTCTTACGTGAAATGTATAGTCATGATTTTGAAAAAATAGTAGAAGAATTTACAAAATGTAAGGTCTTATCTAGTCATAGTGATATTAGTACAAAGATTGGAGAAAGAATTGAGGTTTTTATTGTTGATAAAGATTTAGAAAAATCTCTTGAAGACTAACTTAAAAAGCTCTACCTCTCAAGTAGAGCTTTTTCCTTTATTGTGACCCATAGAAAAATTAGTAATGCTACTGATAGTACATAAGAAACGTAACTTACACTAGGAAAGGAAGCTTGATTTTTCACACCAATCCCAATCAAAGCCCAAATAAAAACTAAAACATAATAAGGGTCTTTTTCCTTCATGTAAAAATTCTCCGCCAGTAATGCAGCAACCCATAGCATAATAAAGGTCCACACAATATGTGTTATCCCCCAGCCATTCCATTGAATAAAAACCAGATAATAGCTGATATTTGCAATCAAGGCTACACAAATCCATCCAAGATAGATGGAGAAAGGGATTACATCTATCTTTGGAGGGTGAAAGCTTTTTACTTTCTTGTATAGAAAAATAAGTGTAATCAAAAAAGCTAACATGACTAAAACCGTATAGAAAAAGTACTCATAATGCCATAAAAAAAGCCACAGGATATTTAGAATACAGGTAAGCAGAAAAAGTCCACTAGTAGTTTGGTAAAGAGGGAGATTTCTTCGGTACTTCGGCAGCTGTCTGAGCACCCAGATAAAAAGGAATAAGTAAATGATTCCCCAAATACTAAAGACATAGCCTGCCGGTATAAATAACACATTCAACCTATTTGATATTTCTCCAGTAGTCTGTCCGTTAAGTGGTAACGTATTAGCTAATATATTCACTATAACTACCAATAAAAGCCCAAGGAAATTCAAAGCGCACCGAATCATTCGACTCCCCCTTACTTTTTGATTAAATTGTATGCTTCTAAAGCTCTTTCTCTTGCAAAAGAGTGTTCAACAATTGGGAAAGGATAGGATGTACCTAGCTCCACCCCTGCCTCACGGAGAATCTCTTCAGGTACTGTCCATGGGCAATGAAGATATTTAGCTGGCAGGTGTTTTAATTCTGGTACCCATTGTCGAATGTAAGCGCCAGCCTCATCAAATTTTTGTCCTTGGGTAATGGGATTAAATATTCTAAAGTACGGTGCTGCATCAAACCCACAGCCTGATACCCATTGCCACCCCATTGAATTATTGGCCAAGTCTGCATCAAGCAGTGTTTCTTCAAACCACGAAGCCCCTCTTTGCCATGGTATCAATAAATGCTTTACTAAAAAGGAGGCCGTTACCATTCGGACCCGATTATGCATCCAACCGGTTTCCCATAATTCTCGCATCCCTGCATCAATTATTGGATAGCCCGTTCTTCCTTCTTTCCATGCTGAAAATTCAGCCTCCCTCTCCTCCCATGGGAAAAATAAAAATTCCTTACGAAGGGGAGAATCAATCATTTCAGGGAAAGAAACTAGCTGATGATACCCAAATTCTCTCCATACTAATTGTCTTAAAAATCCATCAATATCTTCCTGCCCATTGCTAGAACCAATTTTCTCTTGTTCCTTTAATTGATGCCATATCCATCTCGGACTGATTTCTCCCCAGGTTAGATGAGGGGACAACCTGGAAACATGCTGAACATATGGATAGTCCCTTTTTGTAGAATATCCCCACAGCCTTTCCTCAATAAATTGTTCACACTGATTGATTGCCCCCTTTTCTCCTGGCAACCAGTATTCTTTCAATTTTTTATACCAAGCTATAGTAGGCAATAAATCTAATTCATCAATATTTAAAGTTTTAACTTTGTCATGTGCACTTGAAAGCGTAGCGGGTAAGATTTTGGGTAGTGGAATGGGCATCTGTAAACATTTCTTCCAGAAAGGAGTAAATACTTTATAGGGCT comes from the Neobacillus sp. PS2-9 genome and includes:
- the kdpC gene encoding potassium-transporting ATPase subunit KdpC; this translates as MLSNITKNTILSLLLMVILGLGYHLLVTGIANMITPEKANGSLLYDEKGQVVGSTLIGQKFDDPKLFQGRVSSIEYNAAGSGTNNYAPSNEDMIKRTKESVENWKKENPDVPVDQVPIDLVTNSGSGLDPHISPEAALAQIPRIQKLAGIDKGQLEDLVEKNTEGKELGLFGEPRVNVLKLNLDLKQLLVK
- the kdpB gene encoding potassium-transporting ATPase subunit KdpB encodes the protein MSNQKKTMINSDIVKQALKESFIKLDPRVMVRNPIMFVVEVGFIITLLFTFFSGALGGDVSPWFNATVSIILLLTVLFANFAEALAEGRGKAQADSLKNTKKESIAKKIVNGTIMNVSSTDLRKGDIVIVSQGELIPGDGEVIQGIASVDESAITGESAPVIKEAGGDFSSVTGGTRVVSDEIKVRISSEPGESFLDRMISLVEGAQRQKTPNEIALNTVLTSLTLIFMIVVVTLPFFAKYLEINLEIPVLIALLVCLIPTTIGGLLSAIGIAGMDRVTQFNVIAMSGKAVEASGDINTIILDKTGTITFGNRMASEFTPVGNHKVEELASWAAISSVKDETPEGRSVLELMKKLNFTYTDSLTDNSDFIEFRAETRMSGLTLIDGRKVRKGAVDAVKQWVIEQGGKIPQDLQEKSNRIASEGGTPLAVAVDQVIYGLIYLKDTVKPGMKERFNQLRKMGIKTIMCTGDNPLTAATIAREAGVDDFIAEAKPEDKISAIRKEQGEGKLVAMTGDGTNDAPALAQADVGLAMNSGTMAAKEAANMVDLDSDPTKIIEVVSIGKQLLMTRGALTTFSIANDVAKYFAIIPAMFMLAIPDLSVLNIMHLGSPTSAILSALIFNAIIIPMLIPLAMKGVAYKPMGSAELLRRNLFVYGLGGVVVPFIGIKLIDIAVNLFI
- the kdpA gene encoding potassium-transporting ATPase subunit KdpA encodes the protein MTTALLSVGITLILVLLLAKPMGVYLATAFDYNKTKLDRIFGFEKLAYRISGIKTKDQTWKQYAIAVICSNTVMILLVYVFFRIQGILPLNPSGIKAMEQTLSFNTAISFMTNTNLQHYSGESGLSYLAQMVAIGLMMFTAPATALAVIIAFIRGLAGKPLGNFYVDLIRSIFRVLLPISFISALAFLFLGVPQTLDPTVTAKTIAGAEQQIARGPVASFLAIKELGNNGGGFFGVNSAHPFENPNAISNLIQILLMLLIGTATPFAYGKMVGNAKQGRVLFISMFMMFLIMLGVSLTYEYQGNPALNALGVQHEQGTMEGKEVRFGVAQSALYSTVTTASETGAVNTMHDTLTPIGGLVTISNMMLNTIFGGIGAGFLNVLMYAMIGVFLCGLMVGRTPEFLGKKIEGKEMILIAVTLLVHPILILVPTALAVVLHPDTISNRGFHGLTQAMYEYTSSAANNGSGFEGLGDNTPFWNISTGIVMFLGRYISFVTLLAVVGSLAAKKPVPETVGTFRTDTALFGGVFIGTVILIGALTFFPGLVLGPIAEHLTLK
- the kdpF gene encoding K(+)-transporting ATPase subunit F — its product is MLVFIGIIIAALFVYLGYVLIHPEKF
- a CDS encoding DUF2294 domain-containing protein: MANSKRKLEAEISSAFIKFQRELLGRGPQEAKTYIVQDMVITRFKGVLTTEEKHLVTHDTGRKLVKQMRQVLREMYSHDFEKIVEEFTKCKVLSSHSDISTKIGERIEVFIVDKDLEKSLED
- a CDS encoding tryptophan-rich sensory protein codes for the protein MIRCALNFLGLLLVVIVNILANTLPLNGQTTGEISNRLNVLFIPAGYVFSIWGIIYLFLFIWVLRQLPKYRRNLPLYQTTSGLFLLTCILNILWLFLWHYEYFFYTVLVMLAFLITLIFLYKKVKSFHPPKIDVIPFSIYLGWICVALIANISYYLVFIQWNGWGITHIVWTFIMLWVAALLAENFYMKEKDPYYVLVFIWALIGIGVKNQASFPSVSYVSYVLSVALLIFLWVTIKEKALLER
- a CDS encoding deoxyribodipyrimidine photo-lyase, with protein sequence MQHRKTIIWLRRDLRIQDNLALWSGMEQGSIVPVFIWSPEEETKKVVVEAASWWLHHSLIELDRALQDRGSKLIVRKGKSLSILKELIEETGAQAVFFNERYEPEIRLRDQQIKETLEKEGIMVKAFHSNLLFPPLSIINNQGQPYKVFTPFWKKCLQMPIPLPKILPATLSSAHDKVKTLNIDELDLLPTIAWYKKLKEYWLPGEKGAINQCEQFIEERLWGYSTKRDYPYVQHVSRLSPHLTWGEISPRWIWHQLKEQEKIGSSNGQEDIDGFLRQLVWREFGYHQLVSFPEMIDSPLRKEFLFFPWEEREAEFSAWKEGRTGYPIIDAGMRELWETGWMHNRVRMVTASFLVKHLLIPWQRGASWFEETLLDADLANNSMGWQWVSGCGFDAAPYFRIFNPITQGQKFDEAGAYIRQWVPELKHLPAKYLHCPWTVPEEILREAGVELGTSYPFPIVEHSFARERALEAYNLIKK